A part of Paenibacillus sp. sptzw28 genomic DNA contains:
- a CDS encoding stage V sporulation protein AB, producing the protein MLSLAQHGFVVFLGLAGGLAVGSGLVALLIVFDLIPRLAQLAYAYRSSIWFETSIICGAVYWTVADFMDWRLRLPSHVMLPIIGLFDGIFVGMLAAALTEVMNVLPILAKRLQLSRYMVALVMAMMLGKVFGSLFDWLYFQRIGE; encoded by the coding sequence ATGCTTAGCCTAGCGCAGCACGGATTTGTTGTTTTTCTTGGATTAGCCGGCGGTCTGGCGGTCGGCAGCGGTCTCGTCGCCCTGCTCATCGTATTCGACCTTATTCCAAGGCTCGCCCAGCTAGCTTATGCGTACCGCAGCTCGATCTGGTTTGAAACATCGATCATATGCGGCGCCGTGTACTGGACCGTGGCCGATTTCATGGACTGGCGGCTGCGGCTGCCAAGTCATGTCATGCTACCGATAATCGGGTTGTTTGACGGCATATTTGTCGGTATGCTCGCAGCCGCGTTGACGGAAGTAATGAATGTGCTGCCTATACTGGCCAAACGGCTGCAGCTGAGCCGTTATATGGTGGCTCTTGTTATGGCGATGATGTTGGGCAAAGTGTTCGGATCCTTGTTCGATTGGCTTTACTTTCAGCGGATTGGCGAATGA
- a CDS encoding stage V sporulation protein AA, whose product MIPMTGGMRMSSAGSCTLYLRLRKRIGIKPGGIITLGHAARLFAADQALEARLHRLVLHRHRLEDGNRVVIDLLQIVQAVRESEPHAIVEPYGDPQVLVIVADKPRKPRLLVLAGAWLLLFFGSGLAIMNFHTDVSMREVHIRITELVTGGRSDRPLWFQIPYSFGIGAGMLVFFNHLFRKRLNEEPNPLEVELYMYEENVNAYVIADEMSKKNENGKSGKPGIAKEKVDDA is encoded by the coding sequence ATGATACCAATGACGGGAGGGATGCGGATGAGCTCCGCAGGATCGTGTACCCTTTACTTGCGGCTGCGTAAAAGAATCGGAATCAAGCCCGGCGGAATCATTACGCTGGGCCATGCGGCCCGCCTGTTTGCCGCAGACCAGGCGCTTGAGGCGAGGCTGCACAGGCTTGTGCTGCACCGCCACCGGCTCGAGGACGGGAACCGCGTCGTTATCGACCTGCTCCAAATCGTCCAAGCGGTGCGGGAATCGGAGCCTCACGCCATTGTCGAGCCCTACGGCGATCCGCAGGTGCTCGTCATCGTCGCGGATAAGCCGCGCAAGCCGCGATTGCTTGTGCTGGCAGGGGCGTGGCTGCTTCTCTTCTTCGGCTCCGGGCTCGCCATCATGAACTTCCATACCGATGTGAGCATGCGCGAGGTGCATATCCGTATTACAGAGCTTGTAACCGGCGGCAGGAGCGATCGCCCGCTCTGGTTTCAAATTCCATACTCCTTTGGCATCGGGGCTGGAATGCTTGTGTTCTTCAACCACTTGTTCCGCAAGAGGCTCAATGAGGAACCGAATCCGCTCGAAGTCGAGCTTTATATGTACGAGGAAAATGTTAACGCATACGTTATCGCCGACGAAATGAGCAAGAAGAATGAGAACGGAAAAAGCGGCAAGCCCGGGATCGCGAAGGAGAAGGTCGACGATGCTTAG
- the sigF gene encoding RNA polymerase sporulation sigma factor SigF → MDVSLKQTAQPFLDDSEVKRLIALSQSGDTVARDTLVQCNIRLVWSVVQRFMGRGYEPEDLFQIGCIGLLKSVDKFDLSYEVKFSTYAVPMIIGEIQRFLRDDGTLKVSRSLKETANKVRKTKDELSKVLGRLPTIKEVAEQLGISPEDVVFAQEANKPPTSIHETVFENDGDPITLMDQIADDSQERWFDKLALFEAIGGLSERERLIVFLRYYRDQTQSEVAARLGISQVQVSRLEKKILQLIKDQIAL, encoded by the coding sequence ACGGTTGATCGCTCTTAGTCAATCCGGCGATACTGTGGCTCGCGATACGCTGGTGCAGTGCAACATCCGGCTGGTCTGGTCTGTCGTCCAACGGTTTATGGGGCGCGGGTACGAACCGGAGGATTTGTTCCAAATCGGTTGTATCGGCCTTCTCAAGTCGGTCGATAAATTCGATTTGTCGTATGAGGTGAAATTTTCGACCTATGCGGTGCCGATGATTATCGGAGAGATCCAGCGGTTTCTGCGGGACGACGGGACTCTGAAGGTCAGCAGGTCGCTTAAGGAAACGGCGAATAAAGTGCGCAAGACCAAGGATGAGCTCTCCAAGGTACTCGGGAGGCTGCCGACCATCAAGGAAGTGGCGGAGCAGCTCGGGATCAGCCCGGAGGACGTCGTATTCGCCCAGGAAGCGAATAAGCCGCCCACATCGATCCACGAAACGGTGTTTGAGAATGACGGCGACCCCATCACGCTCATGGACCAGATTGCCGACGATTCGCAGGAACGCTGGTTCGACAAGCTCGCGCTCTTCGAAGCGATCGGCGGGCTGTCGGAGCGGGAGAGGCTGATTGTATTTTTGCGTTATTACCGCGATCAGACTCAGTCTGAGGTTGCCGCAAGGCTCGGTATTTCCCAGGTTCAGGTATCAAGGCTGGAGAAGAAAATTTTACAGCTGATCAAGGACCAGATCGCCCTTTAG